In Rissa tridactyla isolate bRisTri1 chromosome 5, bRisTri1.patW.cur.20221130, whole genome shotgun sequence, the sequence CAAGGATCTTGGTACTACATACATCAGCTTTGAGACACTACCACGATCACGTGCAATCAACCATCTTTGGGACTAGGAAGAGTTCGTTGGTAGAAGACAACCAGTCCCAAcagaagaataagaaagaaaaaaacacaccaaaaaaaaaagcgttaGGTAAGAGATTTTGCTTTGAGAACTTCTGTGGTTATCAGATGTCTCCTGCAGCTGAGTGACTAAGCAGATGAACCACAAGGACGCTGGCTAGACTGGGATGTGGCTTTCACAATATTTCCCACCGTTTCTATCTCATTTGACTCAAGCCATGATTAGCAGGAAAGCAGACCTAAAATCTTCCATGCATTTGGCTAAGACTTGTTTCACAAGTCTATTTTCAGGAAGTGATTTTCTCTTACTCTCCCACACAGCTCTTTTACTTGCCTTAACTAACTCTCCTTTCTGCTGGAGCTCCAAGTCTTATTCGTGGTAGTttagagggagaagaaaaaagcctgaaaaggCCACCCAGGGGCTCTGAACGCCTATCTGCATCTATCTATATGTAAAACTGCCACTAGGTTCCTATGTAACTGAAGTGTTTTTGAGGCTGTTATCGTATTATTTAGCTATTGGGTTTAAAAGCCAAGATAAGCTAATTCCTGTCGTGGTGCTACTTTAGTTTTGTTCACCTAATACACATTTTTTCCACTGAGCACAAGAGGGTGACCATTATGAGTTAATTGTGAATTTATAAAACATGATGGCATATGAAGCCTAACTCCTGAGTCTACCTGTCGTGAAGTGTATTCTCCACGTCCAGTATTTTCCATCATCTCTGCCGTGTTCCGCTGGCCCCGGTTACTCGCAGGGCACAGGACTTTGCAGCAGGGGCGGTGCGTGGGGGCTCTTTGCCTTCCCCCGAGGCGCGATACAGGATTAAATGCCATGTACAGCAACGCTCGTACTTGCAGACGCGTGTCACGGCGGTTCAGCGAAGTGCTGCTGAGTGTTTCTGAAGTGCTGTCTGACCCTCATGATGATTTCGCTAGCTCTCTCGACTAACGGGAATTGGCACAACTTCTCTTTTTTCTGCTCGCTTGTGCCAGTTGAGAATCTGTCCCGCACCATTTATAAAGCTGTTGTGAAAGATAGCATTTGACAGTGAATCTGAACTATAAATAGAGTtggcttctcctctcccctgtgAGACAGATAGTAttaccaaccaaaaaaaaccccacatacagCTATCATGAGACAAGCTTAGAAATTACAGTTTCCcatgcacgcacacacatttTTAGGTACCTTTGGGTCACAAGTCCAGGCCCTCCTCTGGAGGAACAAGGACTacgacctttttttttttagtaaaaattaagagtttttttcagtaatggaaGGATGTCATCAGCTGAATGCTCTATTACCAAATCCCACCAGACTTGTCATAATATTTTATGAACTAGCAACACTGCTATTACCTCGCTGCTTCTTATTTGAGGGGAGTCATGAGTTGCTCAAAACCAAAATCTAATTGTATTTGAATGCTACACTCTAATAAGCTTTGTGTTATAACCCACAATCTACAGACTACTTGATGACCATGCTTTGATTCTCTGCTACCTGACAAAGCAGATTGTATTGTAGCTACTTCTTCTAGTTGAGTGACAGAAGCTTGACACATACATTATCACCGATTAAAACTGAATGACGAGCAAAATAGACGTCTGAGAAATCTATATTAGGCTTCCAGTATTAGAAATATAATTACAAAATCCCCAGTCATTTGACTatttcccaaaccaggatttCACAAACCAACTTTGCACTGGGAAAATAAATGGGATGATATCTCTGAATATGCTGCAGTTATGCCCAGAGACATCACCCAGTTGAGTAAGGGTGCGAGGAAGATACGCCCGTATgtaccaacaggaaaaaaataatgtcctaATCTCCAGAGATCTCAGATTATTGGCAGAGTTTTATCCTAGTTCAAATAATGAGACAGCTTGGAAATAGCACGTATACCATAGAGCAACAGAAGTGTGTCACAGCTGTGGCCTGTGAAGTGCAAGCTTTGTGTGCGTTAATGAGTCAGGAAGGCCACTTATTTCTTCCTGCAGCTCATCGCTGTGTACTGTAAATGCTGGCCCTGAAACCCGAGCTCCCTGCAGCCTGGAGGTTTGggtccatcctcctcctctcccaccagcaccagccttcccccagcaagcccagccacagcaggatgggggaggGATTCCTGGACCCACCAGAGCCCCCTGTTTCTTGCTGCTCTTCTATGGCTTGCCTGCGTGGCACAACAAAGATGCCACGTACCTGCACAATTAAGGACACAAGCAAAGAGTCATACCTACTCAGGACACTGGCTGCACTTTCAGGACAGACTGctattaaaaagggaagaaatcagATTTCATGCTGCTCTCAGTAATAGTAATGGACAGATTAGCTTCCTAAATATTCCAAGTGATCTTGACTGCAGGTTTCAGGGAGGAAATAAGAAGTACTCATTTTGTAATCCAGCCTTATTATAGCTCCTTTAGGCTCCTTATTTAGCCAGGAGACTGAATCCCACTAAGCTCTCTGTGTGCAGTGAGATACTGGCCATGTTCTGGCCCTTCCCTCCTTTAATCCCATTGCATTTACTttaggaagaggggaaaaggtgAGTCTCGCTGCTCTTTGTGTGCTCTGACCTAAAACTCCAGAGAAATCTGTAGGGAGGTGAAAGGAGAAGTTTCCTCTCCCTGTATTTTGGGCTAGCAAGTATTTCCTAGTTTCACTTGCATTGCTTTGCTTAACAGTGAATTACCTATCTGGTAGCTGTTCAGTTTCCCTAAAACCACTGAGACAATGtgtagaaatataaaaaaaaaaatgctaaacatTTTTACTATAGCTCTGAAATGGTTTTAAATCCTATCTTCAGTAATGTAGCCTACATTGTTTGGATAATAAGAGAGCCATTCTTTGTCAAGCTTGTGCTATAAATTTATATGGCATTACCTGCAGACTTTAGCATGAATGACCCCTTTATCCTATAATATCTAACTATGAACACGCAAGGGTAATCCTGAAGTCCTCCACGTGAAATTTAATTAGAGCAGCCACATTCAAACAATTTATGCAGCAGGAACTCAGCAGAACTGAGATGCCCCACACAACTGTGAAACATCTGCAAGCAGATTTCTCCTTCCTACAGCAGATTTTAATCAGCAATCCCCATGTCAACCTACAGCATCCTTCCATGGGTCATCCCGCTTCGATTGCGATAATTCAAGGAATAGTGAGCTCCAGAGGTTGCTTGAGTCAACAAAAGCGTTTTCCCGTTTGCTGGGATGGGCTGCGGGGCCGACGCACCGTTTGCTCACAGCTTTCtcattcccagccctgcagcaaaGGAGCCGCAGCCACCGTTGTGCTGAGCACAGGAGACAGCTATGGGGTTCACagtcacaggatcatagaatggttcgggttggaagggatcttaaagaccatcttgttccagcccccctgccatgggcaggggcagtTCTCTCTGGCCACTTCCAAAACCGCCTGCCCAACTGCCTTCATTTTCGGGAACTAGTTAATTCAGATATGCTTCCAGACTTGGAAACACAGGATAAACACTCCAGCTTCAGCAACTCTCCCACTACCTGCATTTCCTGCGGAACCAACctatatttacagaaaataagCTCAGTCCAACTCAACCATAGGTGCATATAATCCCCGCCGGCCAACAAAGCCTAGCCTCCCAGCCTCTGGAAAGCTGGCTCTGAACAAGCAGTTAGGAAGCTGGCAGCTCTCCTTGTGTCACGCTCCTGGCCCAGGTCTTTTTTTCCATCCTGCCCTTTTCATTCTGCCGTTGCCCTTGCAATGACCTGACGTGCTCCCTTTGTGCTCGGGTGCTGAGCCAGTGGGACCTGCTCACTTGGCGCCGCTAATTAAGCTCAACAACAACGGGTTTTTTTTCAGCGGTTCTGTCCCAACACAATTTAGTCGGGATTTTAAATTCTTTAGATTTCATTCAGCCCATGTGCCACGATGGTGTCACAAGGCTCTCGGCCCGGCTCAGTTAGTCCCAGCCCTGGATGGGCTCCAGCATCCTTGACACAGCGCATATAAGCTCTGTGGCAGAGGGGCGGGAGGGGATGGTCTGAACAAAACAGTCACCCAAATAAGGAGTAACCATGACTCCCTGTTTCTTTTAATGCACAACTGCCCCGGCCAGGATCCCTGCTGATGTCAGCCTAAACACGAGCCTGGACTGCTACAAGCATCAGCTCCTACAGCAAAGACGGCTGGTACCCTTACGATGCTAAAAAAGCATCATCTTGGAAGAAACAGGGTTCTAGCTCCCCTTGTTATGTGTTAGTTCTGCAGTCGAAGGCAAAATACTGATTTAACTTTTCCACATCCAGTGGAAAGCCTGGACAATGAAACAAGGGAGATCTCCATATGATTTTTTGCCCGCTAAAGTGCTATATCCAAACTATTTGGGGCACTTCTGCTCCATAAAGCGTTTCTGAGCTGCATCATGGTTCAGTCCATACCCTATGCCTCATGCTTAAACACGCTCTAAAACACGTCGATCATTTAACTAcctgcagtttttcatttttatattagctttataatttttctctctctgctcctcttaCCTGCTCCTGTCCCTTCAAGGAATACCAGCAAACAGCCTgatggaaaataaatagaaaacatgGGAAAAGAGTGAGTTCcaagatggagaaggaaaatgtaggAGACAAGTCCAAAGAAAAAGATATGGACAATGGAGGTGCAGCCCTAAATATGAGTGAGGAGCTTAAAACCAAATGCAGAGGAAAGCAGGATTTTAACAGGATTCAAGGctgagaaaaaaatagagaagcagGTTGACAGCAGCACCTAAAATGAGCAGAAGGAAAGTGAACGAGGGAGGGAGATGACAAGATAGCAGCCTTCGGTGGAAGATGGATTGCCAAGGCTTGCTTTCTTAGAGAAATGTGGACAGAAAGCCATGCTACTAGCTAGGTTCtactgcattatttttaaaacgACACGCTGCTTTTTGGGCTCTGCAGATCTTTATGCAACATGCAGAGGAGCCAAGAGCCCAGTAAGAAATCTTCTGCTCTGCTAGACAAAGACCAGCAAAATGTCTCTGCTACATAATCCACTGGATAGATACCTGCATTCCCAGAGTGTTTTATCTACTCAACGTTTTTGGCATACAAAGGGGTCTTTACTTTTTATTGCTTAGCTGGAACTCAGTACAATTGCAAGGATGGGTTCCTACCCAATCCTACACCCATGACCATCTTCTTGCATTTCTACCAGCTTTGATAAAACGAAGCTAACTTGTTCTTTAGTTTTGCAATTACATTAACTCAGCTTAAGAAGAGATTTTGGAATAAACGGCATTTAATAAAAACCCATGCTAGCTGGTAAACTCGGTAGGATCCCTGACAGAAGTAGAGATCtgcaaaacactaaaaaaatatgaattttcagaAAAGGATATTCCCAAGGCAACAAGCCAGTCCAAATGCAGAATTCTGGGGAAATTAGGCTGTAAGATGCAACAAAGCATACTGCACAGAGCCTAAGCCTTGTCTTTCATCCTGTCCAGCTCCTATCAACACCAAATTTGATTTCTGAACTCACTGCATCCTTACAGATCACTTCTAACAAACTCTACTTCCCTTGCCTCCTACAGATAAGGCAAGTGATGCTTGCATAAACGTGTGAGTCACTAAGGAGAATGTATAGACATCACCTACAGGGAATCAAGGAGCAGGGGCGGCTACGGCAGTAGGCTGTGAACTTTCTGCAATGTGCTTCTCAGGGTACATTACAAGAAATATCAGTGGTGTTTGTCCTTTTTCCTACGTTCCCCTTGGCACTCGCTGCTGGCCACTTGCAGAGCACAGGTTCCAGCCTCCATGGGTCTTTGCTCTTGCCCAGTGTGCTCAGAGCAAAGGTCCTGATCAACGGAGACCAGCTGAGAGGAAAGCAAGTTGCACCGCTGCCCTCTGATCCAGAGGATGAGGGGACCTGGACTCTTTCACAGAGCCAGATCCCCGCAGATACAAAGGGAGCAATAACAAGAGCGAGGACAAGAAGGCTCTTCAGAAAGCCCTGTTCCAAATTCCCAGGACACTGGATGGACGGGGAGGGAAGAGATATGTTTGTAAGTGTTTTTGAGATGAGCTGCAAGTTACATCGGGTGGCTGACAGGAGCGTGGAGCAATAACTACCCTCCTTGCTGAGTGGGACAGCTTTTGCCCAGGTGCCTAAGGAGGACTATGAAAGTTATGAACGCTGCAAAGCCCCACTGCTAATGCTGAAACAGACACCGCCAGGGCACGGCTAACACTGCGAGGGTTCAGCAGGAAGGAGACTCAGTACAACCCCCCAGCTACAACACAAATAAGGACCACTGCTTCAACAAGCAGCTTCTGAGTGGATTTCTCGGGGGACCTTATCACGATACAGGAAAGAGTGCCTACTAAATACCAAGTGGATCGCTCCAGGCATAGGGAAGAGGCAGTCGCAGCCAAATCctaaaggaaaaatatgcagTGTTCCCAGGGACAGAGCAAAAACATCCAAACTGCCCATCAGCCATGTGCCACTGAGGTGGCAAGGTGCAATAGGGCCCTGCAGATGAAGCAATGTTATAATGTTATAACATTATGAAGCAATGTGAGCGCAGAAGAGGAAGGTATAAAATGCTCCATCCTGAGCCTACACCCTCCATCGTTTGGTCAAAAGTTTTGTACTTTGTGGAATAAAACAGAGCCGAGCCTTCAAAGGGAAAGAGGCTGGCAAATGAGTGAGTGAAGAGACACTATTTCCCGGGGGTCTGACCAGATGATGAAGGGCAAAGAGGTGCAGATAAACAATTCTGAGACCAACTTTGGGATTTTTTCAGCTGCCTGAGTCGATATGAACATGACAGAAAGACTCCTGGAGGATGAtccttttcctttattcctgGAAAATGATGCTAATGCCACAGGATTTAAGGACCAACACAAGCCAAATGACTGAAGGATGAACTCACTGGCTTCTTCCAAACTCAAGGAATGGTGATAGCAGCTCTGGATAAAACTGCTGTCAGGGAGTACTGCGTACCAGGACTATACTAGGAGATGGGAAGCTTCTTAAATGAGCACAAAGAGATGAGCCATAGCCCATGTCCCCTCTCCACATGGGGCACAGGAACGTGCCCCGGGCTCCTCAAGGGGTAGGCTCTCTTTATTTTGCTGAGAACTGTGGCAGCTGGAGAAATTGTATGTGCAGTTCATGAACTTCAGTAGGACTTTGATGTTAAGGCTTGTTAGATTTGCTGGGCTGTTTAGTGATACACTGCCTCACACGGCACTAGACCCCTGGAAAACTCCAAGCAAAAGATTCAGCAAAGGGAAGTCTATAAGGGCTGCAGCAATCAAAATGAAGATGGTCTTCACACACCTTTTTTCAGAATGTGACAAGAGATGAAATTCATCTAGTGACAAAAATACTCTCAACCTCTCATCTTCTGATGGTCTCCAATCTCACAGTTAAAATAGGCTGCGaactctgtggggctgggaatgTCCTATTTGCTTTTACAGTGGTTGGCATGCCAGGGGGAATCTCAATGCCTCAAAGCTTGCCAAAATTAAACCTTAATTAAACTAATTACTGCACAATTATTTAGCAGCgaataaaaaaagatgttatcattaagaagaaaataaaccagaGACAGAGCAGCCCAACTCCTGGAAAGCACCGGGGACATCAGTGTCACAAGCTTTGCAAAACACAGCCCTGATGATCATCTGCCTGCAAAACTGAAAACGCTTTCTGACCGGCCAAGCTGGCAAAGCTTGCTCCAAGCACTTAAACTGCAAAATTGCTGGTTTGTGAGATCTCATCCTCTTACCTGACATCATTACCTCCATGGGCAAAGGATCCAAAGCAGGCTGTTAAGATCTggaggaagtggaaaagcagATGGACCTGAGAGGTGTCTTTCTCTTCCTTATCCTCTTCCACGGGATCAACGGGGGGCCGGTTAGGATCTGCGAGTTCAGAGGCCAGCTTCATTTCCACCCCACCTTCCTCTGCCTCGATCTCTGCCTCAGCCACGGCGTTGCAATAGCTGGAGTAGCTGTCGTAGCGAACTCGCTTCTTGGAGTAGGAAACAGTGTCGCCCACTAACTTCTCACTGTCCTCTGGAGTCGACGTATCCGCTGCCTTAAAGGAGGAATGCACGGGCATGCCACAAATAGCAGCTGTGTAACACGTGTAACTGTTGTTGCGTCGTAACAGTTTGTAGTTGTTTTCTTGAGAGGGCCTCTCGTCGGTGGCCCTTTCCAGGTGTATTTTCTGGAGCAAGTCTTTGTATAAACCTGAGTCCTTGTGCACAGTGTGATAAACGTGGCCGTCGCTCCTCATCTGGCCATCGAAGCTGAAGGTGCCATTGGAAACAGGTGATTTCACCGAGGTGTGCGTCATGGAAAATGCCCTTCCTAAAAAGGCCGAGATTTAGagtttttatttctacaaaatGTAATACAgaagccccctcccctcccacttcGGGAGATAATAAAACAGCAGCAATCCAAGAGTACAAGAAAAAGGAGATCAGTTTCCAATATATGCAGTGAATAAGCCAAGATTCAACTCACTGCAAAACAAACTCTTTCATCTTCTGTGCAAAAAGAGCTTTGTTCCAGCGTTGGGTCTCCCCCAGACACGCTGTATGACCTGCAGCAAGTCAGTTGGGATCGGCTATTCAAAGGTGATAGTTGAAGGTTAAATCCTCAGgttctttgaaaaaatattttctataatattccttttttttgtaaaatagcCTCTACAGTTTCTGAGGTTTTGTCTACACTGAACAGGCACAATAAGGATTTCAGGAAAGGAGGTTTACTGTAAATTCATACTGAATATGAGGTCACCTTTCAAAAGTACCTATGCTTAAGAGACTTTtacataacttttaaaaataatttaaaaaaaaacaacagaaagcaaaaaatttaacgttctgcagaaatatttcctcAGCTATTCCAACATTTTGTATATCTTATTTCTATGAACATGATGATAGTTATTCCCTCTGTATACATTTAACATTAGCAAATGCTGTAGGACACATGTCACAGCTACAGCAATATTTCTGAAGGAactatctttttcatttcctgactTCCCGGATTTCCACTGTGCaacattcagaaatgtttttagctatttttaatcTGGAAGCACACACTCAAAGGGCTTCACGTCATGACTTATTTGATTTTGTAAGAATCAGTTGAATATATTAGGCATTTATTAACCAAATTACAGGGCTGTGTAGATGTTAGCAAAGTGATATCAAAGTCAGCAGACTGctaagtgtgtgtgtggggggggtgcgATCCCACCACAGGGGAGAACAAAAAGAGCTTTATGCACGCAATCCTACTTCTTATAAATATACGTTCAGAAAACAATGCGTCAGATTTTTCTAGTGGACACGCTCCAAACAGTCATACATTTGTCAACTAAAGCCCAAATCTTTTCATCTCCTGTGGTAGTATGCTAATCATCTTTATGCTGAATTTAACCTTCATACATCAGCAATTTGTGTTAGCTGTATTTTTCCACTGCTTAAAAGGACAGAAATGCCATTAAGGAtacaaagtaaagcaaaaaatgaaagcaattttcattttcaacTGTTTCTAAAATTGAAATACAGCCAAACAAAATGTAATTGTTATTAAGTCCTCTCTAGAAAATGTCCCTTGTAAACGAGCATCTTTCCCAACAAGTGCTGAAGAGGGATTAGTGCTGGAAATCCCAAACACTAACTTACCGTTTCAAACAGAGACCTCCTTGCAGTTAAGAAACCCTATTGAAACAGGGAGAAGATGAACCCTCTTGTCTTGTCTTAGTTTCTTACCATAGGGTACACGTGGATGGTTTCCATTTGCAATAGTATCTGATGCCCCAGCAGCTTCTGTTACGGAGCCAGTAAGGGGAATCGTGCTCTCGTCAGATGCTTTGGCACCGGGAAGCTCTTTAAAGACTGGTGTTTCTTCATCTTGAATTTTATCAAGACTTTCATCTGATATCCTTGACAGTGCAGCATCTTTCTTTAACCGGCCTAAGGAAATAACAGTCCTGTAATTTTAAACCCAACCTACCCGTCTTGCTGCTTATGTTTCTACTGTTTGCATCAAGGGCATAGATCAACGTGGATACAATAACCGGGCCCTGTTTCATACACATTCTTTATTTAATTCTAACACTTATCTTTACTAAATTCATCTGAGAAAATTCTAGAGCATCTTTGTTTCTTCCTACAAAATTCGCCAAAGCAGGTAACTACAGTAAACCACTGAGCTGCTCATTTATTAATGAAATCTGAAACTTTTCTCTGCGTTTTAAACACTGCATTCGTTGAGAGtagcaaagcaaacaagcaaaacactCTAAAGCTAAAAGCTGTGATCAGCCCAACTTACTGTAGAGTTAAAGAAATCACTTAAAGATAATCAGTCTGCcagatttttcctctttaatgtttccttaataaaatataaaacggATTATATTccaggttttattttcctgtttctgctaGACTCTAGAAGAAGACAGCACTGCAATGGTTTGCCTAACAAGGTTTTGAATTTCTACCACTGCAGGTTTTTAAGAGCAGGTTACACAAATACATGAGGAACAGTTCAAGCACATCCTGTCCGTGGGTGGGgactggactaggtgacctctcAAGGGCACTTCCAGCTCTGAAATGCAATTTTCCACAATTTTACATCACTCTCATTTCACCAAGCAACTACTtactttctatttttctcttcatCCAAGGGCAGACAAAAATCCAGACCAAGATGGCAAATACTAAGGATACGCCGACTGATATTAGAGCAATGGCCCACATTGGcagtaccagtcccagtactgtgaagacaaagaaataaaacacaaccgAACCATAAATTAACATGACTTAATTATCTCAGGCAGTGGAAGAACAGTCTGTTGCAGAAAAGCCTGTGTTCACAAAGTACGCAAACCCAACATAATAGTTTTTAACATATATATCAGTTAGTGCAGTATTTAGGGGCTAGTTGACAGGTAAAAAGTTGCAGGTTTAGTCTTCCAATTCTCTGTTACCCCACTGTGATCTTACTTCTAAAGAAGTCAGGGGTAGAACTCCCACATCAGGGCTGCAAAAACAAGTTTGCAGTGATTTTATACAGTAACGCACGTTAAACCATGTTACCCATTAGGGTAAGTATTTACCTGACCTTTGCTCTGGTCAATAAAGCTTGATGCTTAGCTTAATCTAAGCCATTATCTGCTTACGATAATAGCTTAATGTAGCACCTGAGAGAGCTGAGGTTTCAGTCCTGCAATGCGCTATCATGCCGATAACTCATGCTCCCGTATGTCTCCCCCCAACAGAGCTCGTTGCGCTTGTTCAATTAAATGATCAGACCCTTAATGAAGAAATAGCTTGGACTCCGATCTCTCAAACCTGCATACACACGCCTGTCTTGAAACC encodes:
- the SLC20A2 gene encoding sodium-dependent phosphate transporter 2 isoform X4; protein product: MAVDECLWMVIVGFIIAFILAFSVGANDVANSFGTAVGSGVVTLRQACILASIFETTGSVLLGAKVGETIRKGIIDVNLYNNSIPLLMAGEVSAMVGSAVWQLIASFLKLPISGTHCIVGATIGFSLVAIGTQGVQWMQLVKIVASWFISPLLSGLMSGVLFVLIRFFILNKEDPVPNGLRALPVFYAATIAINVFSIMYTGAPVLGLVLPMWAIALISVGVSLVFAILVWIFVCPWMKRKIESRLKKDAALSRISDESLDKIQDEETPVFKELPGAKASDESTIPLTGSVTEAAGASDTIANGNHPRVPYGRAFSMTHTSVKSPVSNGTFSFDGQMRSDGHVYHTVHKDSGLYKDLLQKIHLERATDERPSQENNYKLLRRNNSYTCYTAAICGMPVHSSFKAADTSTPEDSEKLVGDTVSYSKKRVRYDSYSSYCNAVAEAEIEAEEGGVEMKLASELADPNRPPVDPVEEDKEEKDTSQVHLLFHFLQILTACFGSFAHGGNDVSNAIGPLVALWLIYEQDGVMQEASTPVWLLFYGGVGICVGLWVWGRRVIQTMGKDLTPITPSRLALWWPLAGSAPRKLSTGAFSATSSWRGL
- the SLC20A2 gene encoding sodium-dependent phosphate transporter 2 isoform X5 — protein: MAVDECLWMVIVGFIIAFILAFSVGANDVANSFGTAVGSGVVTLRQACILASIFETTGSVLLGAKVGETIRKGIIDVNLYNNSIPLLMAGEVSAMVGSAVWQLIASFLKLPISGTHCIVGATIGFSLVAIGTQGVQWMQLVKIVASWFISPLLSGLMSGVLFVLIRFFILNKEDPVPNGLRALPVFYAATIAINVFSIMYTGAPVLGLVLPMWAIALISVGVSLVFAILVWIFVCPWMKRKIESRLKKDAALSRISDESLDKIQDEETPVFKELPGAKASDESTIPLTGSVTEAAGASDTIANGNHPRVPYGRAFSMTHTSVKSPVSNGTFSFDGQMRSDGHVYHTVHKDSGLYKDLLQKIHLERATDERPSQENNYKLLRRNNSYTCYTAAICGMPVHSSFKAADTSTPEDSEKLVGDTVSYSKKRVRYDSYSSYCNAVAEAEIEAEEGGVEMKLASELADPNRPPVDPVEEDKEEKDTSQVHLLFHFLQILTACFGSFAHGAMQSAPLSRSGLSTSKMVSCKKRRLPFGCCFMEVSGSVLVSGSGAEELSRPWVKTSLQSRHQVDSLLSWLRRSQLW